A section of the Apodemus sylvaticus chromosome 10, mApoSyl1.1, whole genome shotgun sequence genome encodes:
- the Cacng5 gene encoding voltage-dependent calcium channel gamma-5 subunit — MSACGRKALTLLSSVFAVCGLGLLGIAVSTDYWLYLEEGIILPQNQSTEVKMSLHSGLWRVCFLAGEERGRCFTIEYVMPMNSQMTSESTVNVLKMIRSATPFPLVSLFFMFIGFILSNIGHIRPHRTILAFVSGIFFILSGLSLVVGLVLYISSINDEMLNRTKDAETYFSYKYGWSFAFAAISFLLTESAGVMSVYLFMKRYTAEDMYRPHPGFYRPRLSNCSDYSGQFLHPDAWIRGRSPSDISSDASLQMNSNYPALLKCPDYDQMSSSPC, encoded by the exons ATGAGCGCCTGTGGGAGGAAGGCCCTGACCCTGCTGAGCAGTGTCTTCGCCGTCTGCGGCCTGGGCCTGCTGGGCATCGCGGTCAGCACGGACTACTGGCTATACCTAGAAGAAGGCATAATCCTTCCCCAGAACCAGAGCACGGAGGTCAAGATGTCCCTGCACTCGGGCCTCTGGCGGGTCTGCTTCCTCGCTG GTGAGGAGCGAGGACGCTGTTTCACCATAGAGTATGTGATGCCCATGAACTCCCAGATGACGTCAGAGTCCACAGTCAATGTTCTAA AAATGATTCGCTCGGCCACACCATTCCCACTGGTGAGCCTCTTCTTCATGTTCATTGGGTTCATCCTGAGCAACATCGGACACATCCGCCCCCACCGGACCATACTGGCCTTTGTCTCTGGCATCTTCTTTATCCTCTCTG GCCTCTCTCTTGTGGTGGGCCTGGTACTGTACATTTCCAGTATCAATGACGAGATGCTCAACAGAACCAAGGATGCAGAGACCTATTTCAGCTACAAATATGGCTGGTCATTTGCCTTTGCTGCCATCTCCTTCCTTTTAACAGAG AGTGCTGGGGTGATGTCTGTGTACCTGTTCATGAAGAGGTATACGGCTGAGGACATGTACAGACCTCACCCAGGCTTCTACCGTCCACGCCTGAGCAACTGCTCTGACTACTCCGGTCAGTTTCTACATCCAGATGCCTGGATCCGGGGCCGCAGCCCCTCGGACATCTCCAGCGATGCCTCCCTACAGATGAACAGCAACTACCCAGCTTTGCTCAAGTGTCCAGACTATGACCAGATGTCATCATCTCCCTGCTGA